In Nocardioides marinus, one DNA window encodes the following:
- a CDS encoding SURF1 family cytochrome oxidase biogenesis protein produces the protein MRSFGFLLSRRWLLFALAVALLSWGAWWLGEWQFDRLEQRKDDNAIIRANETQDPAAVEDVLAPGREVREEDEWRVVTATGEYAVEDTVIVRYRTREGIAGVDVVVPLVTDSGTSLLVDRGWLRTPNAGTAEPDDVPDPPAGTVTVSGYVRADGSGDSTTVSDRSTRAIDSDRVGAALDREVYGGFVELRSEDPAPATALEPVELPELDNGPHFFYGLQWWFFGVLAVFGFGYLAYDERRRGPRGQRPRRTDRAPQATAAP, from the coding sequence GTGCGTTCGTTCGGCTTCCTGCTGTCGCGGCGGTGGCTGCTCTTCGCCCTCGCCGTCGCACTGCTGTCCTGGGGCGCCTGGTGGCTGGGCGAGTGGCAGTTCGACCGGCTCGAGCAGCGCAAGGACGACAACGCGATCATCCGCGCCAACGAGACCCAGGATCCGGCGGCCGTCGAGGACGTCCTGGCTCCGGGCCGGGAGGTCCGCGAGGAGGACGAGTGGCGGGTGGTCACCGCCACCGGCGAGTACGCCGTCGAGGACACCGTCATCGTCCGCTACCGCACCCGCGAGGGCATCGCCGGCGTCGACGTGGTCGTGCCGCTCGTGACGGACTCCGGCACGTCGCTGCTCGTCGACCGCGGCTGGCTGCGCACGCCGAACGCCGGCACCGCCGAGCCCGACGACGTGCCGGACCCGCCCGCGGGGACCGTGACGGTCTCCGGCTACGTCCGCGCGGACGGCAGCGGCGACAGCACCACCGTGAGCGACCGCTCCACCCGTGCGATCGACAGCGACAGGGTCGGGGCGGCCCTTGACCGGGAGGTCTACGGCGGGTTCGTCGAGCTGCGCTCGGAGGACCCCGCCCCGGCCACGGCCCTGGAGCCCGTCGAGCTGCCCGAGCTCGACAACGGGCCGCACTTCTTCTACGGCCTGCAGTGGTGGTTCTTCGGCGTGCTGGCCGTCTTCGGCTTCGGCTACCTCGCCTACGACGAGCGCCGCCGCGGGCCCCGTGGCCAGCGCCCGCGGCGTACCGACCGCGCGCCGCAGGCCACGGCCGCCCCCTGA
- a CDS encoding ABC transporter ATP-binding protein, with the protein MMNAGAAWRHLRSDRSALDRRVGRATLRRVLGFAVPHRRTISVFLVLTVLDASLVVASPLLIQRIVDDGILDGDRSLVGWLALAMAGLAVFTAVMSILLAWLSARIGEGLIYDLRTQVFGHVQRQSMAFFTRTQTGALVSRLNNDVIGAQRAFTSTLATTVSNAVAVLVVGITMLALSWRVTLLCLGLFPLLMIASKWVSTRLAGLTRQQMDGNADLATMMTERFNVGGALLLKLFGRRDEEDGSFATKAARVRDLGIRITLTTRVFGAAMLAVPALATALVYGVGGQLAISGTLSVGTLLALATLLLRLLGPLQGLSNVRIDVMTALVSFERVFEVLDLPSLVQEKDGAVELPRTAGRLELDGVDFTYPGADEVSLPSLEGVQRPDVSSPSGPVLRDVSFSAEPGQMVALVGPSGAGKTTITHLVARLYDVTGGAVRVGGVDVRDVTLQSLEDVVGYVTQDAHMFHDTIRANMLYARPGADDTEIWHALEAAQVAALVRRLPEGLDTVVGDRGYRLSGGERQRLAIARLLLKSPSIVVLDEATAHLDSESEAAVQRALDAALQGRTSLVIAHRLSTVRNADLILVLEDGSITERGTHAELLARGGLYADLHRTQFLDDTTDALP; encoded by the coding sequence ATGATGAACGCCGGTGCCGCCTGGCGCCACCTGCGCTCGGACCGCAGCGCGCTCGACCGCCGCGTGGGCCGGGCGACCCTCCGGCGCGTCCTCGGCTTCGCCGTACCCCACCGCCGGACGATCTCGGTCTTCTTGGTCCTCACCGTCCTCGACGCCAGCCTGGTGGTCGCCTCACCCCTGTTGATCCAACGCATCGTCGACGACGGGATCCTCGACGGGGACCGCTCGCTGGTCGGCTGGCTGGCCCTGGCGATGGCCGGGCTGGCGGTGTTCACCGCCGTGATGAGCATCCTGCTGGCCTGGCTGTCCGCACGGATCGGCGAGGGTTTGATCTACGACCTGCGCACCCAGGTCTTCGGGCACGTGCAGCGCCAGTCGATGGCCTTCTTCACCCGCACCCAGACCGGTGCGCTGGTGAGTCGCCTCAACAACGACGTCATCGGCGCCCAGCGCGCGTTCACCAGCACGCTGGCCACCACCGTCTCGAACGCGGTGGCGGTGCTGGTCGTCGGCATCACCATGCTGGCGCTGAGCTGGCGGGTCACCCTGCTGTGCCTGGGCCTCTTCCCGCTGCTGATGATCGCCTCGAAGTGGGTCAGCACCCGCCTCGCGGGCCTGACGCGCCAGCAGATGGACGGCAACGCCGACCTGGCCACGATGATGACCGAGCGCTTCAACGTGGGTGGCGCGCTGCTGCTGAAGCTCTTCGGCCGTCGCGACGAGGAGGACGGCTCCTTCGCGACCAAGGCCGCCCGCGTGCGCGACCTCGGCATTCGCATCACCCTCACCACGCGCGTCTTCGGGGCGGCCATGCTGGCGGTCCCCGCGCTCGCCACCGCGCTCGTGTACGGCGTCGGCGGACAGCTCGCCATCTCCGGCACTCTCTCGGTCGGCACCCTGCTGGCGCTCGCGACGCTGCTGCTGCGGCTCCTCGGGCCGCTGCAGGGGCTCTCCAACGTGCGCATCGACGTGATGACCGCGCTCGTGAGCTTCGAGCGGGTCTTCGAGGTGCTCGACCTGCCGTCGCTGGTGCAGGAGAAGGACGGTGCCGTCGAGCTGCCGCGCACCGCCGGCCGGCTCGAGCTCGACGGCGTCGACTTCACCTATCCCGGTGCGGACGAGGTCTCGCTGCCCTCCTTGGAGGGCGTCCAGCGGCCCGACGTCTCCAGCCCGAGCGGTCCGGTCCTGCGCGATGTCTCCTTCAGCGCCGAGCCGGGGCAGATGGTGGCACTGGTCGGGCCCTCCGGAGCCGGCAAGACGACGATCACCCACCTCGTGGCACGGCTCTACGACGTCACCGGCGGCGCTGTGCGGGTCGGCGGCGTCGACGTCCGCGACGTGACGCTGCAGTCGCTCGAGGACGTCGTGGGCTACGTGACGCAGGACGCGCACATGTTCCACGACACCATCCGCGCCAACATGCTCTACGCGCGGCCCGGTGCCGACGACACCGAGATCTGGCATGCCCTGGAGGCCGCGCAGGTCGCCGCGCTCGTGCGCCGGTTGCCCGAGGGGCTGGACACTGTGGTGGGGGACCGGGGCTACCGGCTCTCCGGCGGTGAGCGTCAGCGCCTGGCGATCGCCCGGCTGCTGCTGAAGTCGCCGAGCATCGTGGTGCTCGACGAGGCCACGGCCCACCTGGACTCGGAGTCCGAGGCCGCGGTGCAGCGCGCGCTCGACGCAGCCCTGCAGGGGCGTACCTCGCTGGTCATCGCCCACCGGCTCTCGACGGTCCGCAACGCCGACCTGATCCTGGTCCTGGAGGACGGGAGCATCACCGAGCGGGGCACGCACGCCGAGCTGCTGGCCCGCGGGGGGCTGTACGCCGACCTGCACCGCACCCAGTTCCTCGACGACACCACCGACGCCCTGCCCTGA
- a CDS encoding enoyl-CoA hydratase/isomerase family protein, translating into MTSGAVTRPDDRELAAAGLGLSVEGPVATLVLDRPEVRNAQTPTMWRMLAAVGEALLADETVRVVVVRGAGSTFSAGLDRAMLDPAGAGEGVETVAELLALDDAAMSAVIDDYQRGFTWLRDPRILSVAAVRGYAVGAGFQLALSCDLRVLAEDAQLCMKESALGLVPDLTGTKPLVEAVGYARALEICVSARMVGAAEALRIGLALEVVPTDALDETVAGLVQALTSAAPGAVRETKALMLSAAAVPLEEQRRLEREAQGRRFRALAQG; encoded by the coding sequence ATGACCTCTGGCGCCGTGACCCGTCCCGACGACCGGGAGCTGGCCGCGGCCGGGCTCGGCCTCTCCGTGGAGGGACCGGTGGCCACGCTGGTGCTGGACCGGCCCGAGGTGCGCAACGCCCAGACCCCGACGATGTGGCGGATGCTCGCCGCCGTGGGGGAGGCGCTGCTCGCCGACGAGACGGTGCGCGTGGTCGTGGTGCGTGGTGCCGGCAGCACCTTCTCCGCCGGCCTCGACCGCGCCATGCTCGACCCGGCGGGCGCCGGCGAGGGCGTCGAGACCGTCGCCGAGCTGCTCGCGCTCGACGACGCCGCGATGTCGGCGGTCATCGACGACTACCAGCGGGGTTTCACCTGGCTGCGCGACCCGCGCATCCTGTCGGTCGCGGCGGTCCGCGGCTACGCCGTGGGAGCGGGCTTCCAGCTCGCCCTCTCCTGCGACCTGCGGGTGCTGGCCGAGGACGCCCAGCTGTGCATGAAGGAGTCCGCGCTCGGCCTCGTCCCGGACCTCACGGGAACAAAGCCGCTGGTCGAGGCGGTTGGGTACGCACGAGCACTCGAGATCTGCGTGTCGGCCAGGATGGTCGGCGCGGCGGAGGCCCTGCGGATCGGGCTGGCGCTCGAGGTGGTGCCCACCGACGCGCTCGACGAGACCGTCGCGGGCCTGGTGCAGGCACTGACCTCGGCGGCGCCCGGCGCGGTCCGTGAGACCAAGGCACTGATGCTGTCGGCGGCCGCCGTGCCGCTGGAGGAGCAGCGTCGTCTCGAGCGCGAGGCCCAGGGCCGGCGCTTCCGCGCCCTCGCCCAGGGCTGA
- a CDS encoding ABC-F family ATP-binding cassette domain-containing protein, which translates to MITAHQLEVRAGARLLMEDVSFRVGPGDKVGLVGRNGAGKTTLTKILAGEGLPASGQVTTSGDVGYLPQDPRTGDPEVLAKDRILSARGLDAVVAKLRRAEEEMGSDDPTVREKAMRRYSRADDEMHAAGGYAAESEAATIAASLGIEERILNQPLKTLSGGQRRRVELARILFSGAEVLILDEPTNHLDADSIIWLRDFLKAHSGGFIIISHDNDLLAATVNKVMHLDANRSVIDVYNMGWKHYLQQRETDEVRRRRERMNAENKAKTLTDQANKMRAKASKAQAAQSMLKRAEKMLEGVEGERASDKVARIAFPKPAACGKTPLTARELSKSYGSLEVFTGVDLAIDKGSRVVILGLNGAGKTTMLRILAGVDQPDTGMVVPGHGLKVGYYAQEHETLDTSRTVLENMQSAAPQLTDTEARSVLGSFLFSGDDAHKPAKVLSGGEKTRLALASLVVSSANVLLLDEPTNNLDPASREEVLAAIRSYEGAIILVTHDEGAVHALEPDRVLLLPDGDEDLWNDGYADLVSLA; encoded by the coding sequence ATGATCACCGCACACCAGCTGGAAGTCCGAGCCGGCGCGCGACTGCTCATGGAGGACGTCAGCTTCAGGGTCGGACCGGGCGACAAGGTCGGGCTCGTGGGCCGCAACGGCGCCGGCAAGACCACGCTCACCAAGATCCTGGCCGGTGAGGGGCTGCCCGCCTCCGGGCAGGTCACGACGTCCGGCGACGTCGGCTACCTCCCGCAGGACCCGCGGACCGGCGACCCCGAGGTCCTCGCCAAGGACCGCATCCTCTCGGCGCGGGGCCTGGACGCCGTCGTGGCCAAGCTCCGCCGCGCCGAGGAGGAGATGGGCTCCGACGACCCGACCGTGCGCGAGAAGGCGATGCGCCGTTACTCGCGGGCCGACGACGAGATGCACGCGGCGGGCGGGTACGCCGCGGAGTCCGAGGCCGCCACGATCGCCGCCTCCCTGGGCATCGAGGAGCGCATCCTCAACCAGCCGCTCAAGACGCTCTCGGGCGGCCAGCGCCGCCGGGTCGAGCTCGCGCGCATCCTCTTCTCCGGCGCCGAGGTCCTGATCCTCGACGAGCCGACCAACCACCTCGACGCCGACTCCATCATCTGGCTGCGCGACTTCCTCAAGGCGCACTCCGGCGGCTTCATCATCATCAGCCACGACAACGACCTGCTCGCGGCCACCGTCAACAAGGTGATGCACCTCGACGCCAACCGCTCGGTCATCGACGTCTACAACATGGGCTGGAAGCACTACCTCCAGCAGCGCGAGACCGACGAGGTCCGCCGACGCCGCGAGCGGATGAACGCCGAGAACAAGGCCAAGACGCTCACCGACCAGGCCAACAAGATGCGGGCCAAGGCCTCCAAGGCCCAGGCCGCCCAGTCGATGCTCAAGCGCGCCGAGAAGATGCTCGAGGGCGTCGAGGGCGAGCGGGCCTCCGACAAGGTCGCCCGGATCGCCTTCCCCAAGCCGGCGGCCTGCGGCAAGACGCCGCTGACCGCCCGTGAGCTGTCGAAGTCCTACGGATCCCTGGAGGTCTTCACCGGCGTCGACCTGGCCATCGACAAGGGCTCCCGGGTGGTCATCCTCGGGCTCAACGGCGCCGGCAAGACCACGATGCTGCGGATCCTCGCGGGCGTCGACCAGCCCGACACCGGCATGGTCGTGCCCGGCCACGGCCTCAAGGTCGGCTACTACGCCCAGGAGCACGAGACGCTCGACACCTCGCGCACGGTGCTGGAGAACATGCAGTCCGCGGCCCCGCAGCTCACCGACACGGAGGCCCGCAGCGTGCTCGGCTCCTTCCTGTTCTCCGGCGACGACGCGCACAAGCCGGCCAAGGTGCTCTCGGGCGGCGAGAAGACCCGCCTGGCGCTGGCCAGCCTCGTCGTCTCCAGTGCCAACGTGCTGCTGCTCGACGAGCCCACCAACAACCTCGACCCCGCCTCCCGCGAGGAGGTGCTCGCGGCGATCCGCTCGTACGAGGGCGCGATCATCCTGGTGACCCACGACGAGGGCGCCGTGCACGCCCTCGAGCCCGACCGGGTGCTGCTGCTCCCCGACGGCGACGAGGACCTCTGGAACGACGGGTACGCCGACCTCGTGTCCCTGGCCTGA
- the ypfJ gene encoding KPN_02809 family neutral zinc metallopeptidase, with amino-acid sequence MRFNPKARLDTGRTRHAGGGGGGGGSLGRGGSLGRGGLPGGTLGGGSIGAVIVAVVIFAAVSYFGGGSSPSYDTDRYAACESGADANSSADCTRVGVENSLHDYWTDELGSRYRPVSALTTFEGSVSTRCGNATSDVGPFYCPVDEGIYLDSGFFDSVLEQQLGGPDGGFVEAYVLAHEYGHHVQNVLGYMSRVRTQQGPTSDAVRLELQADCLAGMWTRSATRTEDASGQVLISELTDEDIRLALEAASAVGDDRIQQRTQGQVTEESWTHGSAEQRMRWFRVGLERGTLDACDTFAASRL; translated from the coding sequence GTGCGGTTCAACCCCAAGGCTCGGCTGGACACCGGTCGCACCCGCCACGCCGGTGGGGGCGGCGGTGGGGGCGGCTCCCTCGGCCGCGGCGGCTCGCTGGGCCGCGGCGGGCTTCCCGGAGGCACGCTCGGCGGCGGCTCGATCGGGGCCGTGATCGTGGCGGTGGTGATCTTCGCGGCCGTCTCCTACTTCGGCGGCGGGTCGTCGCCGTCGTACGACACCGACAGGTACGCCGCGTGCGAGTCCGGCGCCGACGCGAACTCCTCGGCCGACTGCACCCGGGTCGGGGTGGAGAACTCCCTGCACGACTACTGGACCGACGAGCTGGGCTCGCGCTACCGCCCGGTCTCGGCGCTGACGACGTTCGAGGGCTCGGTGTCCACCCGGTGCGGCAACGCGACCTCGGACGTCGGGCCGTTCTACTGCCCCGTGGACGAGGGCATCTACCTCGACTCGGGCTTCTTCGACTCCGTCCTCGAGCAGCAGCTGGGCGGACCCGACGGGGGGTTCGTGGAGGCCTACGTGCTGGCCCACGAGTACGGCCACCACGTCCAGAACGTGCTCGGCTACATGTCCCGGGTGCGCACCCAGCAGGGGCCGACGTCGGACGCGGTGCGCCTGGAGCTCCAGGCCGACTGCCTGGCCGGCATGTGGACCCGCTCCGCCACGCGCACCGAGGACGCCTCGGGCCAGGTGCTCATCAGCGAGCTCACCGACGAGGACATCCGGCTCGCGCTCGAGGCGGCCTCGGCCGTCGGCGACGACCGCATCCAGCAGCGCACCCAGGGCCAGGTCACCGAGGAGTCCTGGACCCACGGGTCGGCCGAGCAGCGGATGCGGTGGTTCCGCGTCGGCCTGGAGCGCGGCACGCTGGACGCCTGCGACACCTTCGCCGCGTCGCGGTTGTAG
- a CDS encoding phosphotransferase: MSTIGVWRAVVGDEPVAVKRLAAPGEHDPSELSDPHHFAYWRRGADVVTSGILARSQGLRPPVRSYVVEDVEGITITEDWVEDAAVNGLFAAHALGRFAGTPVPDVSWLARDQLRDRLRRTERRGGWPTLARTTVADVAEHLWSRRESHLARLDALPQVLQHGDPTPANLPGREGDDVVAIDWSCLGTGPVGGDLGYYLLSAREEFDPLLEAYLMGLPDGAATAEEVALGARVVAVYTALSRAEWALSRVAKGEGALAGKFRHPSVAPHLRALQRQFPLIEGLMAG; this comes from the coding sequence ATGTCCACGATCGGGGTCTGGCGAGCGGTCGTGGGCGACGAGCCGGTCGCCGTCAAGCGCCTCGCGGCGCCGGGGGAGCACGATCCCTCCGAGCTCTCCGACCCCCACCACTTCGCCTACTGGCGGCGCGGCGCCGACGTGGTCACCTCGGGGATCCTGGCGCGCTCCCAGGGGCTCCGGCCACCGGTGCGCAGCTACGTCGTGGAGGACGTCGAGGGCATCACCATCACCGAGGACTGGGTCGAGGACGCGGCGGTCAACGGCCTGTTCGCCGCCCACGCGCTCGGCCGGTTCGCCGGTACGCCGGTGCCCGACGTCTCCTGGCTCGCGCGCGACCAGCTGCGCGACCGGCTGCGTCGTACCGAGCGTCGAGGCGGCTGGCCCACGCTGGCCCGCACCACGGTGGCGGACGTGGCCGAGCACCTGTGGTCACGTCGGGAGAGCCACCTGGCCCGGCTCGACGCGCTGCCGCAGGTGCTGCAGCACGGCGACCCGACCCCCGCGAACCTGCCCGGTCGCGAGGGCGACGACGTCGTCGCGATCGACTGGTCGTGCCTGGGCACCGGGCCGGTCGGCGGCGACCTCGGCTACTACCTGCTGTCGGCGCGCGAGGAGTTCGACCCGCTGCTCGAGGCCTACCTGATGGGTCTGCCCGACGGGGCCGCGACGGCCGAGGAGGTCGCGCTCGGCGCGCGGGTCGTGGCGGTCTACACCGCGCTGTCGCGGGCGGAGTGGGCGCTCTCCCGCGTCGCCAAGGGCGAGGGCGCCCTGGCCGGCAAGTTCCGCCACCCCTCCGTCGCGCCCCACCTGCGCGCGCTGCAGCGGCAGTTCCCGCTCATCGAGGGGCTGATGGCGGGCTGA
- a CDS encoding ABC transporter permease, which yields MPETTAGTGTLLRAALRRDRWLIVWWSLGISALYWSQAVGIDGLYADQDELDVAAASMGGNTAMIAMAGPARALDTVGGQVAWQSSAFGAIAAGLMSMAIVMRHTRTEEETGRDELVRAAAVGRLAPVLAALLAALVANLAVGSATAVSLVVYPLSAPDSIALGLGLTLVGLCFTGTALVAAQVSASARTCYGLAGLVIGASYALRAVGDVSAPVLTWLSPIGWYQGMHAFSGLRWWPALLLLGATGLSLQLAASLLQRRDIGAGLRAARPGPDRAGAVLSSPLGLVWRLQRPTVLGWTGGLGLTGLAYGTIGDDVEDLLGDSETTVELMTQGVADPVAGFYATALLMLALITSGFAISSALRPRAEEEAGHAELLLSTAVSRRRWLASYVAVTVGGVLLVLAAGGLGTGTGYALVTGEAGAVLDYVGPALAYAPAVLVLSACARLVHGVLPRLGVLAWLPLVGAVAVMLLGPVLRMPEWVQASSPFHHLPAIPAEDVSIGVSLALLAVATLVSFMGQLAFWRRDIG from the coding sequence ATGCCTGAGACCACCGCCGGCACCGGGACCCTGCTGCGGGCCGCGCTGCGTCGCGACCGGTGGCTGATCGTGTGGTGGAGCCTGGGGATCAGCGCGCTCTACTGGTCCCAGGCGGTGGGGATCGACGGCCTCTACGCCGACCAGGACGAGCTCGACGTCGCCGCGGCCAGCATGGGCGGCAACACCGCGATGATTGCGATGGCCGGGCCGGCCCGGGCCCTCGACACCGTCGGCGGGCAGGTCGCCTGGCAGTCCAGCGCCTTCGGCGCGATCGCGGCCGGGCTGATGTCGATGGCCATCGTCATGCGACACACCCGCACCGAGGAGGAGACCGGCCGCGACGAGCTCGTGCGCGCCGCGGCGGTCGGGCGCCTCGCACCCGTCCTCGCGGCGCTCCTCGCGGCGCTGGTGGCCAACCTCGCGGTCGGGTCGGCGACCGCCGTGAGCCTGGTGGTCTACCCGCTGTCGGCGCCCGACTCGATCGCCCTCGGCCTGGGCCTCACGCTCGTCGGGCTGTGCTTCACCGGGACGGCCCTGGTGGCCGCCCAGGTCTCCGCCAGCGCACGCACCTGCTACGGCCTGGCGGGCCTGGTGATCGGGGCCAGCTACGCGCTGCGGGCGGTCGGCGACGTGAGCGCCCCGGTGCTGACGTGGCTCTCGCCGATCGGGTGGTACCAGGGCATGCACGCCTTCTCCGGCCTGCGCTGGTGGCCCGCCCTGCTGCTGCTCGGGGCGACGGGTCTCTCCCTCCAGCTCGCCGCGTCGCTGCTCCAGCGGCGCGACATCGGGGCGGGCCTGCGCGCCGCCCGCCCCGGGCCGGACCGTGCGGGAGCGGTGCTGTCGAGCCCGCTGGGCCTGGTGTGGCGGCTGCAGCGGCCCACCGTGCTGGGTTGGACCGGTGGGTTGGGGCTCACCGGCCTGGCCTACGGCACCATCGGCGACGACGTCGAGGACCTCCTCGGCGACTCCGAGACCACCGTCGAGCTGATGACCCAGGGCGTCGCGGACCCCGTCGCCGGGTTCTACGCGACCGCCCTGCTGATGCTGGCGCTGATCACCTCCGGGTTCGCGATCTCCTCCGCCCTGCGCCCGCGGGCCGAGGAGGAGGCGGGTCACGCCGAGCTGTTGCTGTCCACGGCCGTCTCCCGGAGACGGTGGCTGGCGTCGTACGTCGCGGTGACGGTGGGCGGGGTGCTGCTGGTGCTGGCCGCCGGTGGCCTCGGCACGGGCACCGGCTACGCGCTGGTCACCGGTGAGGCGGGAGCGGTGCTGGACTACGTCGGCCCGGCCCTCGCCTACGCCCCGGCGGTCCTCGTGCTCAGCGCGTGCGCCCGACTCGTCCACGGTGTCCTGCCCCGCCTCGGGGTGCTCGCCTGGCTGCCGCTGGTGGGTGCGGTCGCGGTGATGCTGCTCGGCCCGGTGCTGCGGATGCCGGAGTGGGTGCAGGCGTCCTCGCCGTTCCACCACCTGCCCGCGATCCCGGCCGAGGACGTCTCGATCGGGGTGAGCCTGGCGCTGCTGGCCGTCGCGACGCTCGTGTCGTTCATGGGTCAGTTGGCCTTCTGGAGGCGCGACATCGGCTAG
- a CDS encoding ATP-binding cassette domain-containing protein gives MDAPIRIRGLVKTFGSTRALDGLDLEVAAGEVHGFLGPNGAGKSTAIRVLLGLLRADAGETRLLGGDPWRDAAALHRRLAYVPGDVSLWPNLSGGECLDLLGRLRGGLDPARRDALVQRFGLDLTKRGRSYSKGNRQKVALVAALAADVELLLLDEPTSGLDPLMEAEFQACVREFRDAGGTVLLSSHILAEVESLCDRVSIIRDGRVVESGTLGELRHLTRTSVSAELERPAPDLAGLDGVHDLVVEGEKVRFEVDTARTDAALLVLVRSGVRSLTAQPPTLEDLFLRHYGDRPDA, from the coding sequence GTGGACGCTCCCATCCGGATCCGGGGCCTGGTCAAGACCTTCGGCAGCACCCGGGCCCTCGACGGGCTGGACCTCGAGGTGGCCGCGGGGGAGGTGCACGGGTTCCTCGGGCCCAACGGGGCCGGCAAGTCGACGGCCATCCGGGTGCTGCTCGGGCTGCTGCGCGCCGATGCCGGCGAGACCCGCCTGCTCGGCGGTGACCCGTGGCGCGACGCGGCCGCCCTGCACCGCCGGCTGGCCTACGTCCCGGGTGACGTCAGTCTCTGGCCGAACCTCAGCGGGGGCGAGTGCCTCGACCTGCTGGGCAGGCTGCGCGGCGGGTTGGACCCCGCCCGACGCGACGCGCTGGTCCAGCGCTTCGGGCTCGACCTCACCAAGCGGGGTCGCTCCTACAGCAAGGGCAACCGGCAGAAGGTCGCCCTCGTCGCCGCGCTGGCCGCCGACGTCGAGCTGCTGCTCCTCGACGAGCCGACGTCGGGCCTGGACCCGCTGATGGAGGCGGAGTTCCAGGCGTGCGTCCGGGAGTTCCGTGACGCCGGGGGCACGGTGCTGCTCTCCAGCCACATCCTCGCCGAGGTCGAGAGCCTGTGCGACCGGGTGAGCATCATCCGCGACGGCCGGGTGGTGGAGTCGGGCACGCTGGGTGAGCTGCGGCACCTGACCCGCACGTCGGTGAGCGCCGAGCTCGAGCGGCCCGCGCCGGACCTGGCCGGGCTCGACGGGGTGCACGACCTGGTCGTCGAGGGCGAGAAGGTGCGCTTCGAGGTCGACACGGCGCGGACCGACGCCGCGCTGTTGGTGCTGGTGCGCTCCGGCGTACGCTCCCTGACCGCGCAGCCGCCCACGCTGGAGGACCTCTTCCTGCGCCACTACGGGGACCGGCCGGATGCCTGA
- a CDS encoding acVLRF1 family peptidyl-tRNA hydrolase, translating to MGSPDTSLLVPADRVERWVQNFQGRHGTTALTVLDAGLQGAASDGSAFRMELPFATGYAGLPDAGAFATAARTAPPADWGVLLVRKGGFAVARLAGTRTSASKVGQRHVQGRTKAGGQSQQRFARRRDNQARQAYEAAAEHAVRLLGDLSGPVVTGGDAGALEAVLDDPRLRRLEVADRRLPVPDPRRAVLEQAVADACSVVVEVHNSDGPSWPDRPGADDAAGR from the coding sequence GTGGGTTCCCCCGACACCTCCCTGCTCGTGCCGGCGGACCGGGTCGAGCGGTGGGTGCAGAACTTCCAGGGCCGGCACGGCACGACGGCCCTCACCGTGCTGGATGCCGGGCTGCAGGGGGCGGCGAGCGACGGCTCGGCCTTCCGGATGGAGCTCCCCTTCGCCACGGGGTACGCCGGTCTGCCGGATGCCGGGGCGTTCGCCACCGCCGCCCGGACGGCTCCGCCGGCCGACTGGGGCGTGCTGCTGGTGCGCAAGGGCGGCTTCGCGGTGGCGCGGCTCGCGGGGACGCGCACGAGCGCCAGCAAGGTCGGTCAGCGACACGTGCAGGGGCGCACGAAGGCGGGCGGTCAGTCCCAGCAGCGGTTCGCCCGTCGGCGGGACAACCAGGCACGCCAGGCCTACGAGGCGGCGGCCGAGCACGCCGTACGCCTCCTGGGGGACCTGTCGGGCCCGGTGGTGACCGGCGGTGACGCCGGCGCGCTCGAGGCCGTGCTCGACGACCCCCGGCTGCGGCGGCTCGAGGTCGCCGACCGGCGCCTCCCCGTGCCCGACCCGCGCCGTGCGGTGCTGGAGCAGGCGGTGGCCGACGCCTGCTCGGTCGTGGTGGAGGTGCACAACAGCGACGGCCCGTCGTGGCCGGACCGACCCGGTGCGGACGACGCCGCGGGCCGCTAG
- a CDS encoding metal-sulfur cluster assembly factor encodes MTDTHTPDHSDLPTDVPAPSGSASTVTVEEVTEALKDVVDPELGINVVDLGLVYGVHVDESSNCVVDMTLTSAACPLTDVIQDQTDSALEGLVNDVAINWVWMPPWGPDKITDDGREQLRALGFNV; translated from the coding sequence ATGACTGACACCCACACCCCCGACCACTCCGACCTGCCCACGGACGTCCCGGCCCCCTCGGGCTCCGCGTCGACCGTGACGGTCGAGGAGGTCACCGAGGCGCTCAAGGACGTCGTGGACCCCGAGCTCGGCATCAACGTCGTCGACCTCGGCCTGGTCTACGGGGTCCACGTCGACGAGTCGTCGAACTGCGTCGTCGACATGACCCTCACCTCCGCGGCCTGCCCGCTGACCGACGTCATCCAGGACCAGACCGACTCCGCCCTGGAGGGCCTGGTCAACGACGTCGCCATCAACTGGGTCTGGATGCCGCCGTGGGGCCCGGACAAGATCACCGACGACGGTCGCGAGCAGCTCCGCGCGCTCGGGTTCAACGTGTGA